The sequence below is a genomic window from Drosophila nasuta strain 15112-1781.00 unplaced genomic scaffold, ASM2355853v1 ctg7_pilon_split, whole genome shotgun sequence.
CAACTGCCAAGTGAATGGTTCCTGATGAGGACAGCAGTGTGGTCGACGTATGTTTCAATAAGAACTTCCTGGGAGTCAACACTTTGGGATGCCACAGTCTTATGATTTCTGAATTCCTGAAAGTTACGGTATTATGCatattgtagaagttatttaagaaacaatGTTTctgtattctatggtatattttaaatggaataatatatcgatatacctttaatagattttactatttgccattaaattattttggtatattttataaataattccGCTTGAAAATGCTTTCTTgtctttatgtttatttacCTTTTCTTCCTATTTCtctatatctctctctttctctctctctgggtAGGTGGCATGACCATTCAGCCGTACTTCGACGAGGAGCAGCTGGAGCACATTTTGCATACggatgatgaggatgacgaGAACGAAGTGGTGATGGATATGGCGCCAGAGCTGGAGCTGGATGTGGCCGATGAAAGCGGCGATGAGATTGTCATGTTGCACAATCACAAGAATCGCCGCAAGCATTGAGAAGCCCAACAACAttcaaggacaacaacaacaaaaaacagagttataacaacaacacaacataaCTGTGATTCCAAACGTTTTCAGCAAACCAATCGCTCTTTATATCATATTTATccacattttaattttttttctagttaatatagatatatgtatgtatgtttttttttttggttgctaTGTACATACACGTcggcatacatacatatgggATCTTCAGCTTTATATGGAATCTCCGATCagatattgtatgtatgtatgtgctgTCCAACACCGTAACTGTAACTACTCTTAAGACTGAGCcttttaaactaaaaaaaaaaaagaaaagaaaaacacaaaatcaaaaagtaagaaaaaaagagctatatacacaatatatagTAGAGGAGAATCACTTAAGAGAAGCAATCTGTAACCTTAAAACACATTCCAGGTCAATTTGATGCACGCCATCGCATCATTATCGATATCTATCTAGTTTAATTAAGCGATCCTTCACAGTTttccatatttatttcaacgcaatattaatattaccATATATCCATGTTTCTATTGGTATAATATGTATAGCTGTAAAATAacactatttttaaatactattcaCAACTTGAcaagcattttaaatgaaatgcaccaaatatacatatatacatacatacattccaaattaaatttgcaacaaCGAAAGCAACTTCATCATTGAAAACGATGAATTTGATTCATAGCTTAAATGTGGGAATCTCTTTTGAtctgtttcatttcatttaaatgtgtaGAATAACCCAAAATTTATTCaagaaacaatttgcattacaTTGAGCTCTGATTCCATAAtcttaatacatttttgtcgCAATTTTGATCACTTCAAAGAGATTCGCAACCAAAATTTTGCAATGATGAGTGTTCAGCTTTATAATGATTTTCTAATGcgatatttttatgaaatgcTTGATATTATCTAGAGAGAATGCACCCTTATGATTATTGACGGATAAAGCGACTTTTATATAGTTGTAATACTGCACGATTTTAGAAGTAtacattttaacatttatgaGGCACACTTTAACTAATTATACAATATTCCAAATGGTGAACATAACACACGAATAGACAAACGTGTATTCTAAATCAAATACAAGTACCTTaatcaacaaataaaacaatatatacattaaaacacattctcttcttttttggaTGGGGTGATGGGGTTATCACGAAAATATTCCCTGGAGGTCTTCCATCCCCccaatgaaatttataaataaattggctGTCTGAAGCCCCCAAGTATTCTATCGCTACTATTCAGaacaaatttgcaaacattctatatttattatgttaaaATCTGCACcgcaaaaaaaatggaaattctGTATGTGATGATTTATGGGAATTCCGGTAATGGAATACGGAAAAGTAGAAGATAAAATTTAGTACAAGGATATAATTGAGCCTTTTTatagtatggtatattttttactacacggtacatttggtataatatggtattttttgtacactatggtatatttggtattatataatatattttgtaatacagGAAAGGTTGGTTGAGTAAAAAAGAAACGTAGTAAGCGACCATTGGAATGGGATCTATTCAAAGTTTTGCACCATGCTCTGCTTCTTAAACAGTCGCTATATatggaaataattaaattgaggGGAATGAGAGACAATTGGCCAGAAGCGATTTACCTTAtaatgcattaaaattaatttcttttgatttctAAGTAACAGTAATTGTACGACTCTGgtctgttttacttttatttaaatatctttGATCTTCACGGTTCAGAAATAAGTTTTACACtgttataatatttaacaacggcgaagtaaaatatttagcaaattGCTTTGATAGTTAAAAAAGGAAACacgtaagaaagctacagtcgagtttgctcgacagtgagatacccgttatccattttgaataacagcgatattattctcaaatacatataccgaaaatactacaaagtattaaaaataacaaatggtatacttggtatatcgatatagtaccgtattcaaattatatcatagacggcaaaatataccagattgtcagccaaagcaactaagatcccTAGTAAGactaatttttatctgattattattttttatttccaaatcACAGGAATCACAactgctatagttattattgtatacaccaaaatgcatgactctaactttaaaacaagtaagaaagctacagtcgagtgtactcgactgtgagatacccgctacccattttaattaaaagcaatatattttgcgttattattttcaaaatataccaaatatactgcaaaatactaaaaatataccaaatggtatatgtggaaTATCGGTGTAGTGCcgcactcaaaatataccatagacggcacaatataccagattgtcagccaaagcaactaagacccttagtaagtacataggcgtttttgcccatacaaaagtatttctttaataacttccaaaatttttatctgaacgcaaccaaattcttaggaatcataactactatagttattattgtacatacaaaaattcactactctagctttaaaattacgcttgttattggatttttttgatttgcgggggcggaagtggtcgtggcaaaaatttgaaacaaacttgatctgcgtgcaagcataacaaatgctgtcgaaaaaaaattgtagctctatctcttatagtctctgagatctaggtgttcatacggacagacacacagacacacagacggacatggctagatcgtctcggctgttgacgctgatcaagaatatattatttatagggtcggagatgcctcgttctacctgttacatacatttcctgtcggcacaaagttataatacccttctaccctatgggtaatGGGTATAACAATATTGTGAAATTAGCAAATTAggaaattaatatatgtaaatgttatGGTTCTGGGaaatatgtaaacaaaataagaaattgaGGTGTAGAACTTCTAATACACTTTTCAGGttgataaaaatgttttgccataattttttaagattggctaatataatttaatttaaatacttttcgcTAGTCAATTCTTGAAAAGTGAAAGAATAACTCACTACAAGACTGCACGCGAGCAAAATGATCCAATAAAAATTAGAACAGCATCTGgataaatacaatacataatttgtttttaatgacaAAAGAAGTGAAGACagggaaatggaaaaattgtAGAGGACATTCTAgattatattgttgttgctttagattGGCGACTGTGCGCATACGGTACAAATTGATGATTGAGCAAAGTCAACAGAAAGAGATGCGTTCAAGTTTAAATCAAGTTTGTCGCTGAGCAATTGCGCAGATTCATTCGCTTCCCCGATAGTTACAAAAgcgtctgtctgtgtgtgtgtgcgtttaaATGCGTGTATGCGGCCAGGATCAAGGTTATCGCGACAGCAGCCGACGGCCCGCTGCCTTATCAGTTCAAGTGGAGGGGCGACATTATCACGTTGTCcaatgacaacagcagcggTGGAGGACGGAGGGCGGAGGCGATGTTGATAGTTGACAGCACACAGCGGCGAAAGTGAGCAGAGTGACATCTtgagtctcagtctcagaACTGTCACCGCAGTTGACCAGCGTGGAGCAAACAACGcgtacacacgcacacacgcaaaaaataaagtagaaCATGTGGTGGACCCGACAGATGGCGGTAGCGTCGCGCTGCCAATTGCAGCGAGCTTTAAGCACAGCGACGTCACCACATCATCTGGGCATCATCGGTGTACCCTTTGCCAAAGGACAGTCGAAGCAAGGCGTGGAGCTAGCGCCCGATTTGCTGCGTCAGAATAAGTTGCGTCAGGTGTTGCAGAGCAGTGACGGTGAGTGAGACGCAAagtgcgaatgcgaatgcgaaagCGAATACGAATTGAGTAGATAATTCGAAATGAAAGACGTTTGTTTTGATTGTGTTTTGTTGATTCGATGGTGCGATTTATTTGTatcgtttttggttttatcgATTTGCATGCGATAACAGAGCGTCTGATCATCACGGACTACGGCAACCTGCAATATGCAGTGGACGAGacgctgctgcaacagcagcgccagcaTTACCACCACATACGCAATTATGCGGACTTTATGGCCTGCAATCTGGCGCTGATCAAGCAGGTGCAACAGATGCTGCAGCAGAATGCCCAATTCCTCACAATTGGTGGTGATCACGCCATTGGCTTTGGTGTGTAGCTTATTATTGACTTGTactacatatgtgtgtatgtacatatgtatgtatgtgcatacatgtacatacatatgtacaatgcaaattcaaaatacaattttaacgCGTGTCTTTCGGGGGACCAGGCTCCGTTGCGGGGCACTTGCAGCACACGCCCAATCTCTCGCTGGTGTGGATCGATGCGCACGCGGACATCAATTTGCACAGCACGTCGCAGTCGGGCAACATACACGGGATGCCCGTCTCGTTtctgttgcagcagctgcgcgGCACCTGGCAGCATGCCGCCATCGACGATATCGCGCCGAACTGGTgagttatcgttatcgatatcgattctctctccctctcattGCATTTGCTATATTCTTTATTGCACTCGTTATCGTAATCGTTATTGTTATCGCTAAAGTTGCTTACAGCTAGACACACAAAAATCGCTTGCAAAAAATCTTACAACTAATTTTAGTTATCGTTTCTTTAGGTGTTTTAGATGTTTGTtggtgttttctttttttgcattaaGATCTATGTAGTTGAAGCTGGGAGCTAGCTCCCGTATCACAGTTTTCATAATGAACcaagtttttgatttttgttttcgattcatgcatttcgatttgtttgtttttttttctattatttttaacgTTTTTCTTACGTTatttaatcataattattcATTGCTTTTCGCTTGCTTTACACGCATTCTTTTCTTGTGATCTCAGTCTTAGGATTCTGTTGaattcattttcgttttcttattaattaattgacaACCTATGAAAGTTTAATAACATTTCTTGTCATTTTGGCAGTGtctgttttcaatttgtattttgggAACCTAAACCCAGAATCTTTAAACAATCAAAACTAAAtcgaacaaaaaacaaataaatacaaatacaaaaaaccaaaaaaaatacgaaatgatAACAGAGTTGTTTACTGTGAATTGAAACGGAATCAAATAattgcatatatgtacatatgtacttacatatgtatgtatgtgtgtatgatgAATGGTGAATACGtaataatgtgtgtgtgtggcatgtagAAAGGAAAAGAACAGAAGAGAAaggaaagaaaacaaaacggaAACAATTCGTAATTCGTAACGAAATTTACGTCAatcaaaatgctaaaattgcTAAGAATACGTTTTATAAAAGCTGCAAAAaccaatatagtatatagtaacttatatatgtatgtatatacatacatatacatatgtatgtatatgtatatttataatctaCAAATGAACTGAAGAGGATATCCGTTAAGTTCTTGACTTTGAACTGAGattcaaaaacgaaaatgcaagtaataaattaacaaaatctCGGTCTATTGTTAGTTTTACtgttatacatacatatacatatactatagataatatattgtatatacatatgcatatatgtacatatatatagagtataaGTGGTGCATAATGGCTGGGAAAGGGGGTGGGTTGCCCCTGAAGTCTATGTAAGTCGCGTCTATTGGCCGCCGTCGTAGCTGGCTCTGGTGCTGGGTGTTGAatctacaaaaacaacaaatcaaatcaaatatcga
It includes:
- the LOC132798064 gene encoding arginase-1 translates to MWWTRQMAVASRCQLQRALSTATSPHHLGIIGVPFAKGQSKQGVELAPDLLRQNKLRQVLQSSDERLIITDYGNLQYAVDETLLQQQRQHYHHIRNYADFMACNLALIKQVQQMLQQNAQFLTIGGDHAIGFGSVAGHLQHTPNLSLVWIDAHADINLHSTSQSGNIHGMPVSFLLQQLRGTWQHAAIDDIAPNCLPKDQLVYIGLRDIDPYEAFILNKFGIRYYAMDSIDRVGVPKIIEMTLDALNPANKIHVSFDIDALDSNVAPSTGTAVRGGLTLREGISIVEALRDTKRVQGMDLVEINPKLGSERDVRTTVDSGLEILKSMFGYRRSGARYYSNLDTNILGHEQ